AGAAGGAGTAGCAGTAGTCAAAAGGTTAACTTTGCCGTCCATCTTTTCTGCATATTCAACCATTACAACAGCATCAGCACCCTCAGGCATGGCTGCACCAGTGCTTATTTCAATACATTTACCTTCTTCAACCTTCTTGTCAGTAGTAGAACCTGCTTCCAAAAAGTCAATAACATCCAAAGTATTCGGACTTTCTTCAGACGCGCCAAAACTGTCACTGGACAGAATTGCAAAACCGTCCTTTAATGCTTTGTCAAATGGAGGAAAATCCATTCTTGAGTAAACATCCTCAAATAAAATCCTACCATAAGCTTCACTTACATCAATCTCTTCACTTTGTGGCTTTAAATTTTCATTAAATAAATTTTGAATAATATCAATAGCTTCATCGCATTCCTTAATTTTTAAAAATTCAGTTCCCATTATTACCACTTTATATTAAATCCAATAACTTAATATATAATATATTCATATAAATATAAATAATTTAATCTTATGGAGAAACGTATTATTATTTTGGAGGAGAGTATTTGTCAAAACCAAATCAAAATCAACAACAAGAGTACAGAAGAGTAAGGACTCCTAAAAAAGGAGAAATACCTGGAGTAGTTGAACAAATCATGGGACACGGAAAATTAAAAGTCCGCTGTGCTGATGGAAATATAAGAATGACCAGAATCCCTGGAAAAATGAAAAAACGTATTTGGATTCGTGAAGGTGACGTGATCCTTGTAAAACCATGGGATTTCCAATCAGATGAAAAAGCTGATGTAATTTGGAGATACACAAAAACCGAATCCAATTGGCTTGAAAGAAAAGGCTACTTAAAAATGTAGTCTTATTACTTATTTTTTTGATTTTAATGGACCCTAAAGTAGCTAAAGCTGATGCAAAGCATCAAAAAATTCATTCTGAAAAACGTAGAAAAGACAATTCAGAAAGAAAAACCGGAAATGAAATTTTTGATAAAATAACATTAGAAACATTATACAAATTAGCTAATCAGGGACATATTGATATTTTAAATGGCGCCATAAGTACAGGTAAGGAAGCTAATGTACTTACAGGCATTACAGATGATGAAAAATTTGTTGCAGTTAAAATCTACAGAATTGCAACATCTGATTTTAAGAAAATGGACTATTACCTCAAAGGCGATCCGAGATTTAATGTGAAAACCAAAAATAAACGCAAAATCATTTATTCATGGGTTACAAAAGAATTCAAAAATCTAACAAGACTTTATGATGCCGGAGTAACCGTTCCAAAACCAATAACCAGTGCAAATAATGTGCTTTTAATAGAATTCATCGGTGATAAAGACGGAAATCCTGCACAACCAGTTAAAAACCAGCCCCCACAAAATCCCGACGAATTTTGGAATAAATTGCTTGTTGAGTTGAAACTGTTTGTAAGACAGGCAAAATTAGTTCATGGAGATTTATCCAACTATAATATTTTAAATTTAAATGAAAAACCAGTTATAATTGATGTTTCACAGTCAGTAGTGCTGGATAATCCAATTTCAAAAGAATTGCTTGAGCGAGACATTAACACCCTTGTTCGGGAATATACAAAACTAGGTGTAGAAACTAATTTTAAAGAAGTTTGGGAATATGTGAATCCAAAGTTTTAAATAAAAAATATAATTGCAGATGGAATCATATTAACTCCATCAGACAATCTTACCAAACATCAGTTTTGAAATTACTGCACTCATTCACCATAAATACTTTTTCTAATATTAGACATGAATCGTTCTTCATCATCATTCAAATCAAGATCACTCAATTTATCTTTACCAATACGTTTTATACGAATTATAAATACCAGAACCCAAGTTAATAGAAAAGATAATACACTTAATAATGGAGATACGAATGCCAAAATAATAGACAATACTGAACTGATAACCGGCGCCAACAATAAATATAATAATGTCAATAAAACACCTTTAAGATATAGTTTTAAATTAGGAAATTCAATTCCTTCATCATGGGCCTTATTGATATTAGTTTTTATTTCATCTTTCTTATCAAAATAATCTTTAAAATTATTCCGGATTAATAAAAGAAATATTAATATGTACAATAAACTGATTACCAATATCAATACTGAAAAGAACATATTCACTTCAATATAATTGAAAAATTTAAAAAAGAATCCTGTTGCAAAGGGTATTAAACAAACAACAGCCAGTGTAATCATATTTAAAGTCAATATACCATAACTTATTTTATTAAAATTAAAAAGAATGACCGTGTTTTCCCAAAAATTATATACAAGATAAAAGCTTATGAAATATATCAGAATAGATGGCAATAGAAAATTTACTAAATAATCACTTAAACCAACACCCGAAGATATATCCGCAATTGTTGGAACTGCTATTTCTAAAACAAGAATTGTCATAGCGATTGCAAAAACACCATCAGTGATTGCAGCATGCCTATCAGTTAAGTTATTTAAAAGTTCACTACCTGCCATATTATAATATATGTCATTATTTTATTTAACATTATGTCATCATTCATTTCCTGAGATGTTTAATTAAATCATCTTAAAAGTTAAATACTAATTTTAACAAAAACATTTAAAGATTTGAAATTAAATAAATAATATTACTCTTAATAAAAAAGGTGAAAATTATGCCGGAAACAGATTACTTAAAAATACCTCAAAACAGAGTAGGGGCATTAATTGGAAGCAATGGAGGAGTAAAAAAATCCATTGAAAAGGCAACTGGAACAATCCTGGACATTGACAGTGACGACGGGACAGTTTATATCACACCTAGGGAAGACATGGAAGACCCTTTAGGAGTTTGGAATGCTAATCATATCGTTAAAGCAGTTGCCCGTGGATTTAATCCGGAAGTTGCACTTAAATTAGTTAATGATGATATTTATCTTGAAGTCATAAGCTTACCATTATACATTGGAAAATCTAAAAAGGCCCTTGCAAGATACAAAGGAAGAATTATTGGAAAAGATGGAAAAACACGTGAAATAATCATGGAAATGGCTGAAGTAGATATGGCAGTTTATGGTAAAACAGTTTCATTAATAGGCGAAATGAACAACATCATGATTGCAAAAGAAGCTATTGAGATGATATTGAACGGATCCAGACACAAATCCGTTTACGGATTTTTAGAACATAAAAAAGAAGATTTAAAATTAAAAGAATTTAAAGACTTAGTGGGAATCGAAGACGATAAAATCGAATTTAAAGATGGAATCGACTTTGATGAAGATAATATTTAGGAGTTGAAACTCCTAAAAACTATTTTTTTAACTTATTTAAAAAGCATACCAATTTGTCATACTTCCGGATGCCGAATAACTCCTATTTTTGAAGCTATCAAGGTGAAGTTTATGTACAATATTGTTTATACTATTTTTTGAAAACATAAGGGTAATCAATATGTCCATTAACATATTTAAGATGGTTAGTTCTAAATAAAAACAATTTTAGACTCTTAGAACAATTTTATAGACCCATACAACTTTTTATTTAATTTAAAAAATAAGGCATTTCCAATCATAAAATCTAATTCAAATAAATATTACATTTTAGAATCAATTTTAATGAAAGATTACTATAAAAATAATGTTAGTAATTACAAACCATTATATACTTTAACCAATATATATAGATAGTGTAGTGTAAATACTATATTTTCTACATGTTTTTAACTTATTATTTTACCACATATTTAAACCAGTTAGATAGGGTAGGGTATGAATATTACTTATCAAATGCTCTCTGACTTCATTTAAATATTATTATGATAATACTTTAAAACATATTTAATTTTAAGGAGGAAAAATTTTGGCTCAACAAGCGGGAATTGATTGGGATGAAGATTTTGACAGATTGACTCCATCCCAATTCTTTAGAAAAAACAAGCAAATGCTTGGATTTACTGGTAAAATTCGTTCTTTAACCATTGTTTTCCATGAACTGATTACAAACAGTTTTGATGCATGTGAAGAAGCAGGAATCTTACCAGATATCGACATAGAATTAAAGCGTGTTGATAAAGAACATTACATTTTAAGACACAAGGATAACGGACCGGGAATTCCTGAAGACTACGTAATGCAGGTATACTGTATGATGTTTGCAGGATCAAAATTCAGAAACATCCAATCCAGAGGACAACAAGGTTTAGGTTGTAGTGGATGTGTACTTTTATCACAAATGACCACCGGTAAACCGGCCCATGTAATTTCATGTTTCAAAGAAGGAGAT
This region of uncultured Methanobrevibacter sp. genomic DNA includes:
- the eif1A gene encoding translation initiation factor eIF-1A: MSKPNQNQQQEYRRVRTPKKGEIPGVVEQIMGHGKLKVRCADGNIRMTRIPGKMKKRIWIREGDVILVKPWDFQSDEKADVIWRYTKTESNWLERKGYLKM
- a CDS encoding serine protein kinase RIO, yielding MDPKVAKADAKHQKIHSEKRRKDNSERKTGNEIFDKITLETLYKLANQGHIDILNGAISTGKEANVLTGITDDEKFVAVKIYRIATSDFKKMDYYLKGDPRFNVKTKNKRKIIYSWVTKEFKNLTRLYDAGVTVPKPITSANNVLLIEFIGDKDGNPAQPVKNQPPQNPDEFWNKLLVELKLFVRQAKLVHGDLSNYNILNLNEKPVIIDVSQSVVLDNPISKELLERDINTLVREYTKLGVETNFKEVWEYVNPKF
- a CDS encoding TMEM175 family protein, whose product is MAGSELLNNLTDRHAAITDGVFAIAMTILVLEIAVPTIADISSGVGLSDYLVNFLLPSILIYFISFYLVYNFWENTVILFNFNKISYGILTLNMITLAVVCLIPFATGFFFKFFNYIEVNMFFSVLILVISLLYILIFLLLIRNNFKDYFDKKDEIKTNINKAHDEGIEFPNLKLYLKGVLLTLLYLLLAPVISSVLSIILAFVSPLLSVLSFLLTWVLVFIIRIKRIGKDKLSDLDLNDDEERFMSNIRKSIYGE
- a CDS encoding KH domain-containing protein yields the protein MPETDYLKIPQNRVGALIGSNGGVKKSIEKATGTILDIDSDDGTVYITPREDMEDPLGVWNANHIVKAVARGFNPEVALKLVNDDIYLEVISLPLYIGKSKKALARYKGRIIGKDGKTREIIMEMAEVDMAVYGKTVSLIGEMNNIMIAKEAIEMILNGSRHKSVYGFLEHKKEDLKLKEFKDLVGIEDDKIEFKDGIDFDEDNI